A genome region from Stenotrophomonas maltophilia includes the following:
- a CDS encoding TonB-dependent receptor, whose product MAGPGTLQWGLLRPLLCLALLVAAPPAAIAGDSAAAHDYRIDAGPLPSALQQWARQSGIALVFDARELAGLRANGTHGLADPASALKRLVAGMPVTILRTPSGGFVVRRIRVAPAAAPPVPAAVAPRPRTPPPSPRQVDLAPIHVTGSRLPRTSVQTTLPVTTIDRADILRSGYGSLFDLLRHLPGMNGLPAMSSARSGDSQYLPVGAAATTSLDGMGPRATLFLVNGRRLPRYPMVSLEQGGLTDLGGIPLSFVERIELVRGGASAIYGADAMSGVVNIILRDQADGPEATLQTGLSSRGDAGQYRVQAATGGLRGNGDRWFAGIDLHRVDHLAGDQRDWHAETSQYLIGAFRDGDYWPATRCDGPLKRRNGACWFDSSRPRSLQPASDTASAYLRYRHERGQGRYVYAEARASHNRQRFDLGPTAVALGLYGYTFNSVLREAGNVRPQVRATDADLTLGIGRDQGSHSWDAGISAQRSDVTLSTPGTVRAEPFIEAAQSLRFLPGFNALPADEATSLFPSIRNRGLTEQWQGWWGVQRMLVPMQGGNAQLATGIDLRHERWTSHPDTLLSQGDLALGLPQQQRRLSRQSGGAYAELGLPLTSELRMDVAARWDYDGDYTAFSPRAGLRWTPTPHWSFLLASGRGYRAPSLFEQRRPPGQFGTLTLPASSALPPCAQSEPDGRCVVTVDVEENTTLKAESSRSHSLAATWSPSDAFSLSLTHNIVELRNEILALQPADAVWNRDTWQLDENGNLSSLRLSFDNIGRTTSRNWVLRGEYRIDTGSNGQWMFSLDALKQQELRRRRDHEPAIDLRGHVTPEMAAVLNVQWQNSNWDIALRGNQVGRTRAWLPGAECPQRQIEQNHCMNPRQLRWNLHLARRLGPRVIAALDVHNVLDAQPVNYLDGNGGQMPGLDDPLGRYYLLTLQFR is encoded by the coding sequence ATGGCAGGACCAGGCACGCTGCAGTGGGGGCTGCTCCGCCCCCTGCTGTGCCTGGCGCTGCTGGTCGCCGCGCCGCCTGCCGCCATCGCAGGCGATTCCGCTGCGGCCCATGACTACCGTATCGACGCCGGCCCGTTGCCTTCAGCATTGCAGCAATGGGCACGGCAAAGCGGCATCGCCCTGGTGTTCGATGCCCGGGAACTGGCGGGGCTCCGTGCCAACGGCACCCACGGCCTGGCCGATCCAGCATCGGCCCTGAAACGGCTGGTCGCCGGCATGCCGGTGACCATCCTTCGAACACCGTCCGGAGGCTTCGTGGTCCGCCGCATCCGCGTCGCGCCCGCGGCCGCCCCGCCGGTTCCGGCAGCAGTCGCGCCGCGCCCACGCACGCCCCCGCCATCGCCGCGCCAGGTGGACCTGGCGCCGATCCATGTCACCGGCAGCCGGTTGCCGCGCACCTCCGTGCAGACCACCCTGCCGGTGACTACGATCGATCGCGCAGATATCCTGCGCAGCGGCTACGGCAGCCTGTTCGACCTGCTGCGACACCTGCCCGGCATGAACGGACTGCCCGCGATGAGCAGCGCACGCAGTGGCGATTCGCAGTACCTGCCTGTCGGTGCTGCCGCCACCACCAGCCTGGATGGCATGGGACCACGCGCCACGCTGTTCCTGGTCAATGGCCGGCGCCTGCCCCGCTACCCGATGGTGTCGCTGGAGCAGGGCGGGCTCACCGATCTGGGCGGCATTCCACTCAGCTTTGTCGAACGCATCGAACTGGTTCGCGGCGGTGCTTCAGCCATCTACGGCGCCGATGCCATGTCCGGCGTGGTCAACATCATCCTGCGCGACCAGGCCGACGGCCCGGAGGCGACGCTGCAGACCGGCCTGAGCAGCCGTGGCGACGCTGGCCAGTACCGCGTGCAGGCCGCCACCGGAGGCCTGCGCGGGAACGGGGACCGCTGGTTCGCAGGCATCGACCTGCATCGCGTCGATCACCTGGCGGGGGACCAGCGTGACTGGCACGCAGAGACGTCGCAGTACCTGATCGGCGCCTTCCGCGATGGCGACTACTGGCCCGCTACGCGCTGCGACGGGCCATTGAAACGACGCAATGGCGCCTGCTGGTTCGACAGTTCGCGCCCTCGTTCACTTCAACCGGCCTCCGATACCGCCTCGGCCTATCTGCGCTACCGGCATGAGCGTGGCCAGGGGCGCTACGTCTATGCCGAAGCCCGCGCCAGCCACAACCGGCAGCGCTTCGATCTGGGCCCGACCGCCGTCGCCCTCGGCCTGTACGGCTACACCTTCAACAGCGTCCTGCGGGAAGCCGGCAATGTGCGTCCCCAGGTACGTGCCACCGACGCCGATCTCACCCTGGGCATCGGCCGGGACCAGGGCAGCCACAGTTGGGACGCCGGCATCAGCGCGCAGCGCAGCGACGTCACCCTGTCCACGCCGGGCACCGTGCGCGCCGAACCCTTCATCGAGGCTGCGCAGTCACTCAGGTTCCTGCCAGGCTTCAATGCATTGCCCGCGGATGAAGCAACATCGCTGTTCCCGTCGATCCGCAACCGTGGACTTACCGAGCAGTGGCAGGGCTGGTGGGGCGTACAGCGGATGCTGGTGCCGATGCAGGGCGGCAATGCGCAGCTGGCTACCGGCATCGACCTGCGCCATGAACGCTGGACGTCCCACCCGGACACCCTGCTGAGCCAGGGCGATCTGGCACTGGGGCTGCCGCAGCAGCAGCGGCGCCTGTCGCGGCAGAGTGGCGGCGCGTATGCGGAACTGGGCCTGCCGCTCACATCGGAGCTGCGCATGGACGTGGCCGCGCGCTGGGACTACGACGGCGACTACACGGCATTCTCGCCCCGTGCCGGCCTGCGCTGGACACCCACACCGCACTGGTCGTTCCTGCTGGCCAGCGGCCGCGGCTATCGCGCGCCCAGCCTGTTCGAACAGCGCCGGCCGCCAGGACAGTTCGGCACCCTCACCCTGCCCGCCTCAAGCGCACTGCCGCCCTGTGCACAGAGCGAGCCCGACGGCCGCTGCGTGGTCACTGTGGACGTGGAAGAGAACACCACGCTCAAGGCCGAGAGCTCACGCAGCCATTCGCTGGCGGCGACCTGGTCACCCAGCGATGCGTTCTCGCTGTCGCTGACCCACAACATCGTCGAGCTGCGCAATGAGATCCTTGCGCTGCAGCCGGCCGATGCCGTGTGGAACCGTGACACCTGGCAGCTGGATGAGAATGGCAACCTGAGCAGCCTGCGGCTGTCGTTCGACAATATCGGCCGTACCACCTCACGCAACTGGGTACTGCGTGGCGAATACCGGATCGACACCGGCAGCAACGGCCAGTGGATGTTCTCGCTGGACGCGCTGAAGCAGCAGGAGCTGCGCCGTCGTCGCGACCACGAACCGGCGATCGACCTGCGCGGGCATGTCACCCCCGAGATGGCGGCGGTCCTGAACGTGCAATGGCAGAACAGCAACTGGGACATCGCCCTGCGCGGCAACCAGGTGGGCCGCACCCGTGCATGGCTGCCCGGCGCCGAGTGCCCGCAGCGGCAGATCGAACAGAACCACTGCATGAATCCGCGCCAGCTGCGCTGGAACCTGCACCTGGCGCGCCGCCTGGGCCCGCGTGTCATCGCGGCGCTGGACGTGCACAACGTGCTTGATGCGCAGCCGGTGAACTACCTGGACGGCAATGGCGGGCAGATGCCGGGACTGGACGATCCACTGGGCCGTTACTACCTGCTTACCCTGCAGTTCCGCTGA
- a CDS encoding lysoplasmalogenase translates to MKPRVRDGVILLMAVLAIVGAFLDGEGRWLHWLAKPATTLLIAAIAWCVRDPAQRFYRRAVLAGMLLSCVGDIALMLPIDAFVPGLVAFLLAHVCYIVAFRAGLRAGRGLVGASMLLGAFAVLNVMGLWPHLPAPMRIPVLAYVVVLASMAVLALARAWTRPQAAAPEPCSARWAATGALLFVASDSLLAWDRFAGGLPLASLLVLSTYYAAQYAIARSVK, encoded by the coding sequence ATGAAGCCGCGGGTGCGCGATGGCGTGATCCTGTTGATGGCGGTCCTCGCCATCGTCGGCGCGTTCCTGGATGGCGAGGGGCGTTGGCTGCACTGGCTGGCCAAGCCGGCAACCACGCTGCTGATCGCCGCCATCGCCTGGTGTGTGCGTGATCCGGCGCAGCGGTTCTACCGCCGCGCGGTGCTGGCCGGCATGCTGCTGTCGTGCGTGGGCGACATCGCGCTGATGCTGCCGATCGACGCGTTCGTGCCGGGCCTGGTCGCCTTCCTGCTGGCCCACGTCTGCTACATCGTCGCCTTCCGCGCTGGCCTGCGCGCCGGTCGTGGTCTGGTTGGCGCCAGCATGCTGCTGGGTGCCTTCGCCGTGCTCAACGTGATGGGCCTGTGGCCGCACCTGCCGGCGCCGATGCGCATTCCGGTGCTGGCCTACGTGGTGGTGCTCGCCTCGATGGCGGTGCTGGCGCTGGCGCGCGCATGGACGCGTCCTCAGGCGGCCGCGCCGGAACCGTGCAGTGCACGCTGGGCGGCAACCGGTGCCCTGCTGTTCGTGGCCAGCGATTCACTGCTGGCCTGGGACCGCTTTGCTGGCGGCCTGCCGCTGGCCAGCCTGCTGGTGTTGTCCACCTACTACGCCGCGCAGTACGCCATCGCCCGCTCGGTAAAATAG
- a CDS encoding M61 family metallopeptidase, which translates to MKTRALVMSLLFALAASPALAQTSPPANAAAPGLLRIDVDARNLARRIFKVTATVPAKPGPMTLLYPQWIPGNHSPTGPIDKLAGLRVTANGKPLAWQRDQYNVYAFKVNVPEGVSEIVAHFDFLSSQGGSQGRVVMTPEMLNLQWNANSLYPAGVDARQLQAQASVTLPKGWSFATALETARRDGDTVVFKPISYDHLVDSPLFAGEHYQRIDLDPGAKVPVHLNVFADEAKSLKPTDAQITLHRALVQQADKLYGARHYNHYEFLLALTDRLGGIGLEHHRSSENSADPGYFTEWDSNAWMRDLLPHEYTHSWNGKYRRGADLATANFNVPMGDSLLWVYEGQTQFWGQVLAARSGLWSVAQARDMLANVAATYDRGRPGLAWRPLQDTTNDPTIAQRRTLPYRNYQMSEDYYSGGQMLWLEVEGKLRELSGNRRSLDDFARAFFGVGKGDWDVNPYTFDDVVATLNGIAPYDWSSFLRGRLDGHGSLNGGLELAGWKLVYRDTPNDAYKAQEKRAKGALLAYSLGATVLDSGVVGDVIWDSPAFNAGLAPGMKVIAVGGREYSSQRLKDAVAGAAKDKAPIVLLVKQFDRIETMNIDYRGGLQYPVLERIAGKPDRLADLWKAR; encoded by the coding sequence ATGAAGACCCGAGCCCTGGTGATGTCCCTGCTGTTCGCGCTGGCGGCCTCGCCTGCACTGGCGCAGACCTCGCCACCGGCCAACGCGGCGGCGCCCGGCCTGCTGCGCATCGACGTGGACGCGCGCAACCTGGCCCGGCGCATCTTCAAGGTGACTGCCACCGTGCCGGCCAAGCCCGGCCCGATGACCCTGTTGTACCCGCAGTGGATTCCCGGCAACCATTCGCCCACCGGCCCGATCGACAAGCTGGCCGGCCTGCGCGTGACCGCCAACGGCAAGCCGCTGGCCTGGCAGCGTGACCAGTACAACGTCTATGCGTTCAAGGTGAACGTGCCCGAGGGCGTCAGCGAGATCGTCGCGCACTTCGACTTCCTGTCCTCGCAGGGTGGCAGCCAGGGCCGGGTGGTGATGACCCCGGAGATGCTCAACCTGCAGTGGAACGCCAACTCGCTGTATCCGGCCGGTGTCGATGCGCGCCAGCTGCAGGCGCAGGCCAGCGTGACGCTGCCCAAGGGCTGGTCATTCGCCACCGCATTGGAGACTGCGCGCCGTGACGGCGATACCGTGGTGTTCAAGCCGATCTCCTATGATCACCTGGTCGATTCGCCGTTGTTCGCCGGCGAGCACTACCAGCGCATCGATCTCGACCCGGGTGCGAAGGTGCCGGTGCACCTCAACGTGTTCGCCGACGAGGCCAAGTCGTTGAAGCCCACCGACGCGCAGATCACCTTGCACCGCGCGCTGGTGCAGCAGGCCGACAAGCTCTACGGTGCGCGTCACTACAACCACTATGAGTTCCTGCTGGCATTGACCGACCGTCTCGGCGGCATCGGCCTGGAGCATCACCGCTCCAGCGAGAACAGCGCCGATCCGGGCTATTTCACCGAGTGGGACAGCAACGCGTGGATGCGCGACCTGCTGCCGCACGAGTACACCCATTCCTGGAACGGCAAGTACCGTCGCGGCGCCGATCTGGCTACTGCCAATTTCAACGTGCCGATGGGCGACAGCCTGCTGTGGGTGTACGAGGGCCAGACCCAGTTCTGGGGCCAGGTGCTGGCCGCACGCTCGGGGCTGTGGTCGGTCGCGCAGGCGCGCGACATGCTGGCCAACGTGGCCGCCACCTATGATCGCGGTCGCCCGGGCCTCGCCTGGCGCCCGCTGCAGGACACCACCAACGACCCGACCATCGCCCAGCGCCGCACCCTGCCGTACCGCAACTACCAGATGAGCGAGGACTACTACTCCGGCGGCCAGATGCTGTGGCTGGAGGTGGAAGGCAAACTGCGCGAGCTGAGCGGCAACCGCCGCAGCCTGGATGACTTCGCGCGTGCCTTCTTCGGCGTCGGCAAGGGCGACTGGGACGTCAATCCGTACACCTTCGACGATGTGGTGGCGACCTTGAACGGCATCGCGCCGTACGACTGGTCGAGCTTCCTGCGCGGCCGCCTGGATGGCCACGGTTCGTTGAACGGAGGCCTGGAGCTGGCCGGCTGGAAGCTGGTCTACCGCGATACCCCGAACGATGCCTACAAGGCGCAGGAAAAGCGCGCCAAGGGGGCGCTGCTGGCCTACTCGCTGGGCGCGACCGTGCTCGACAGCGGCGTGGTCGGCGACGTGATCTGGGACAGCCCGGCGTTCAACGCTGGGCTCGCGCCGGGCATGAAGGTGATCGCGGTGGGTGGCCGCGAATACAGCAGCCAGCGGCTGAAGGACGCGGTGGCCGGCGCGGCGAAGGACAAGGCACCGATCGTGCTGCTGGTGAAGCAGTTCGACCGGATCGAGACGATGAACATCGACTACCGCGGTGGCCTGCAGTACCCGGTGCTGGAGCGCATTGCCGGCAAGCCCGACCGCCTGGCCGACCTGTGGAAGGCGCGATGA
- the ispH gene encoding 4-hydroxy-3-methylbut-2-enyl diphosphate reductase: protein MDVLLANPRGFCAGVDRAIEIVKRAIETLGAPIYVRHEVVHNRFVVDDLKQRGAIFVEELDEVPDNNTVIFSAHGVSQAVRQEAERRGLKVFDATCPLVTKVHFEVARHCRAGRDVVLIGHAGHPEVEGTMGQWNREAGTGQIYLVEDVEQVATLHINQPENFAYTTQTTLSVDDTRGIIDALRERFPAMQGPKNDDICYATQNRQDAVRDLAKRCDLVLVVGSPNSSNSNRLSELARREGVESYLIDGAHEIDPAWVVGKQHIGVTAGASAPQVLVDGVLARLAELGASGVGELDGEPESMVFALPKELRLRLVD from the coding sequence ATGGATGTGCTGCTCGCCAACCCGCGTGGTTTCTGTGCCGGTGTCGATCGTGCGATCGAGATCGTCAAGCGCGCGATCGAAACGCTGGGCGCGCCCATCTACGTTCGCCATGAAGTGGTGCACAACCGCTTCGTGGTGGACGATCTGAAGCAGCGCGGCGCGATCTTCGTCGAGGAACTGGACGAAGTGCCGGACAACAACACGGTCATCTTCAGCGCGCATGGCGTGTCCCAGGCCGTGCGCCAGGAAGCCGAGCGCCGTGGCCTGAAGGTGTTCGACGCTACCTGCCCGCTGGTGACCAAGGTCCACTTCGAAGTCGCCCGCCACTGCCGTGCCGGCCGCGACGTGGTGCTGATCGGCCACGCCGGCCACCCGGAAGTGGAAGGCACCATGGGCCAGTGGAACCGCGAAGCCGGTACCGGCCAGATCTACCTGGTCGAAGACGTGGAGCAGGTCGCCACGCTGCACATCAACCAGCCGGAAAACTTCGCCTACACCACGCAGACCACGCTGTCGGTGGACGACACGCGCGGCATCATCGATGCGCTGCGTGAGCGCTTCCCGGCGATGCAGGGCCCGAAGAACGACGACATCTGCTACGCCACGCAGAACCGCCAGGATGCGGTGCGCGACCTGGCCAAGCGCTGCGACCTGGTGCTGGTGGTCGGTTCGCCGAACAGCTCCAACTCCAATCGCTTGAGTGAGCTGGCCCGCCGCGAAGGCGTGGAGTCGTACCTGATCGACGGCGCGCATGAAATCGACCCGGCGTGGGTGGTGGGCAAGCAGCACATCGGCGTCACTGCCGGTGCCTCGGCGCCGCAGGTGCTGGTCGATGGCGTGCTGGCACGCCTGGCCGAGCTGGGTGCCAGCGGCGTGGGCGAGCTGGATGGCGAGCCGGAATCGATGGTATTCGCGCTGCCGAAGGAACTGCGCCTGCGTCTGGTCGACTGA
- the lspA gene encoding signal peptidase II: MAAPRPHPNALVWLLLSAAIIGLDQWSKAWVLSSLPEFQPVVVIDGFWNWYRTYNTGAAFSFLSDAGGWQKYFFTALAIAISGLMAWWLRGTARGNWKAAVPYALIIGGAIGNVIDRQVHGHVVDFIQWYVGSYTWPSFNIADSAIVVGAIGIALFGLFEGKSAKKADNANPKP; the protein is encoded by the coding sequence ATGGCCGCGCCCCGTCCGCACCCGAACGCCCTGGTCTGGCTGCTGCTGTCGGCCGCCATCATCGGCCTGGACCAGTGGTCCAAGGCCTGGGTCCTGTCGAGCCTGCCGGAGTTCCAGCCGGTGGTTGTGATCGACGGCTTCTGGAACTGGTACCGCACCTACAACACCGGCGCCGCGTTCAGTTTCCTGAGCGACGCCGGTGGCTGGCAGAAGTACTTCTTCACCGCGCTGGCCATCGCCATCAGCGGCCTGATGGCCTGGTGGCTGCGCGGCACCGCCCGCGGCAACTGGAAGGCCGCGGTGCCGTATGCGCTGATCATCGGCGGTGCCATCGGCAACGTGATCGACCGCCAGGTGCACGGCCACGTGGTCGATTTCATCCAGTGGTACGTGGGCAGCTACACCTGGCCCTCGTTCAACATCGCCGATTCGGCCATCGTGGTGGGTGCCATCGGCATCGCCCTGTTTGGCCTGTTCGAAGGCAAGTCCGCCAAAAAGGCGGATAATGCCAACCCGAAACCGTAA
- the ileS gene encoding isoleucine--tRNA ligase, which yields MSQDYKTTLNLPATEFPMRGDLPKREPGILAQWEAQGLYQQLRDNAAGRPLFVLHDGPPYANGRIHLGHAVNKILKDIIVKSRYLAGFDAPYVPGWDCHGLPIEIAVEKKWGKVGTKLDAVEFRQKCREFAEEQINIQRVDFKRLGVTGDWDNPYKTLSFDFEANEIRALAKVVANGHLVRGAKPVYWCFDCGSALAEAEIEYQEKESPAIDVAYAARDAQAIGQAFGVSVPADVEVAVPIWTTTPWTLPASLAVSLGAEINYVLAEGPAHNGKRRWLVLAAALAERALQRYGVDEVVLHGETTGAALENQLLAHPFYPEREILVLNGDHVSDEDGTGAVHTAPGHGQEDFVVSQKYGLLDKYNAGQVTPIDGRGVYLESTPPAGDVVLAGQHLWKAQEAIVGVLRDNGSLLAFHPIRHSYPHCWRHKTPVVFRATPQWFISMDKAHLRRDALAAIDTVGWFPSWGKARIQSMVDGRPDWTISRQRTWGVPIALFTHRQTGEIHPRSVELMQQVADRVEAEGIDVWYSLDAAELLGAEAADYEKVTDILDVWFDSGVTHEGVLAARGFGKPADLYLEGSDQHRGWFQSSLLTGVAIDKRAPYKQCLTHGFTVDEHGRKMSKSLGNGIEPQDIMNKLGADILRLWIASADYSNEMSLSQEILKRNADAYRRLRNTARFLLGNLDGFDPAQHLQPLDKMVALDRWIVHRAWELQEKIKAAYDGYNMAEIVQLLLNFCSVDLGSLYLDVTKDRLYTMPTDSHGRRSAQSAMYHIAEAFTRWVAPILTFTADELWGYLPGERAGHVLFTTWYDGLAPLPADAQLNATDFDQLLAVREQVAKVLEPMRANGAIGAALEAEITIAANEEQAAKWQPLADELRFLFISGDVQVRPATTDEVFVSAQPTTKAKCVRCWHHRADVGSNADHPELCGRCVSNITGAGEVRSWF from the coding sequence GTGAGCCAGGACTACAAGACCACCCTGAACCTGCCAGCCACCGAATTCCCGATGCGCGGCGACCTGCCCAAGCGCGAGCCGGGCATTCTGGCGCAGTGGGAAGCGCAGGGGCTCTACCAGCAGCTGCGCGACAACGCCGCCGGCCGCCCGCTGTTCGTGCTGCATGACGGCCCGCCGTACGCCAACGGCCGCATCCACCTCGGCCACGCGGTCAACAAGATCCTGAAGGACATCATCGTCAAGTCGCGCTACCTGGCCGGCTTCGATGCGCCCTACGTGCCGGGCTGGGACTGCCACGGCCTGCCGATCGAGATCGCGGTCGAGAAGAAGTGGGGCAAGGTCGGTACCAAGCTCGACGCCGTTGAATTCCGCCAGAAGTGCCGTGAGTTCGCCGAAGAGCAGATCAACATCCAGCGCGTGGACTTCAAGCGCCTGGGCGTGACCGGTGACTGGGACAACCCGTACAAGACCCTGAGCTTCGACTTCGAAGCCAACGAGATCCGTGCACTGGCCAAGGTCGTGGCCAACGGCCACCTGGTCCGCGGCGCCAAGCCGGTGTACTGGTGCTTCGACTGCGGTTCGGCGCTGGCCGAGGCGGAAATCGAGTACCAGGAAAAGGAATCGCCGGCGATCGACGTGGCCTACGCCGCGCGTGATGCGCAGGCCATCGGCCAGGCGTTCGGCGTGAGCGTACCGGCCGACGTCGAAGTGGCCGTGCCGATCTGGACCACCACCCCGTGGACGCTGCCGGCCTCGCTGGCGGTGTCGCTGGGCGCGGAGATCAACTATGTGCTGGCCGAAGGTCCGGCCCACAACGGCAAGCGCCGTTGGCTGGTGCTGGCCGCCGCGCTGGCCGAGCGTGCGCTGCAGCGCTACGGTGTGGATGAGGTCGTGCTGCACGGTGAAACCACCGGCGCGGCGCTGGAAAACCAGCTGCTGGCGCATCCGTTCTACCCGGAACGCGAGATCCTGGTGCTCAACGGCGACCACGTCTCCGACGAGGACGGTACCGGTGCGGTGCACACCGCCCCCGGCCACGGCCAGGAAGACTTCGTGGTCAGCCAGAAGTACGGCCTGCTGGACAAGTACAACGCCGGTCAGGTCACACCGATCGACGGCCGTGGCGTGTACCTGGAATCGACGCCGCCGGCCGGCGACGTGGTGCTGGCCGGCCAGCACCTGTGGAAGGCGCAGGAAGCCATCGTCGGCGTGTTGCGCGACAACGGCTCGCTGCTGGCCTTCCACCCGATCCGCCACAGCTACCCGCACTGCTGGCGCCACAAGACGCCGGTGGTGTTCCGCGCCACCCCGCAGTGGTTCATCTCGATGGACAAGGCCCACCTGCGCCGCGATGCGCTGGCCGCCATCGATACCGTCGGCTGGTTCCCGAGCTGGGGCAAGGCGCGCATCCAGAGCATGGTCGACGGTCGTCCGGACTGGACCATCTCGCGCCAGCGCACCTGGGGCGTGCCGATCGCCCTGTTCACCCATCGCCAGACCGGCGAGATCCATCCGCGTTCGGTGGAGCTGATGCAGCAGGTCGCCGACCGCGTCGAAGCTGAGGGCATCGACGTGTGGTATTCGCTGGATGCCGCCGAACTGCTGGGCGCTGAAGCGGCCGACTACGAGAAGGTCACCGACATCCTCGACGTCTGGTTCGATTCGGGCGTGACTCATGAGGGCGTGCTCGCCGCGCGTGGCTTCGGCAAGCCGGCCGACCTGTACCTGGAAGGTTCCGACCAGCATCGCGGCTGGTTCCAGTCCTCGCTGCTGACCGGCGTGGCGATCGACAAGCGCGCCCCGTACAAGCAGTGCCTCACCCACGGTTTCACCGTGGACGAGCACGGCCGCAAGATGTCCAAGTCGCTGGGCAACGGCATCGAGCCGCAGGACATCATGAACAAGCTGGGCGCGGACATCCTGCGCCTGTGGATCGCCTCGGCCGACTACAGCAACGAGATGTCGTTGTCGCAGGAGATCCTCAAGCGCAACGCCGACGCCTACCGTCGCCTGCGCAACACCGCACGCTTCCTGCTCGGCAACCTGGACGGCTTCGATCCGGCCCAGCACCTGCAACCGCTCGACAAGATGGTCGCGCTGGACCGCTGGATCGTGCATCGCGCGTGGGAGCTGCAGGAGAAGATCAAGGCAGCCTACGACGGCTACAACATGGCCGAGATCGTGCAGCTGCTGCTGAATTTCTGCAGCGTGGACCTGGGTTCGCTGTACCTGGACGTGACCAAGGACCGCCTGTACACGATGCCGACCGATTCGCACGGTCGCCGTTCGGCACAGAGTGCGATGTACCACATCGCCGAAGCGTTCACCCGCTGGGTCGCACCGATCCTGACCTTCACCGCCGACGAGCTGTGGGGCTACCTGCCGGGCGAACGCGCCGGCCACGTGCTGTTCACCACCTGGTACGACGGCCTGGCGCCGCTGCCGGCCGATGCCCAGCTCAACGCCACCGACTTCGATCAGCTGCTGGCCGTGCGCGAGCAGGTGGCCAAGGTGCTGGAGCCGATGCGTGCCAACGGCGCGATCGGTGCCGCGCTGGAAGCGGAAATCACCATTGCCGCCAACGAGGAGCAGGCCGCGAAGTGGCAGCCGCTGGCCGATGAACTGCGCTTCCTGTTCATCAGCGGCGACGTGCAGGTGCGCCCGGCGACCACCGACGAGGTGTTCGTCAGCGCCCAGCCGACCACCAAGGCCAAGTGCGTGCGCTGCTGGCACCACCGTGCCGATGTCGGAAGCAACGCCGACCATCCGGAACTGTGCGGCCGCTGCGTGAGCAACATCACCGGCGCTGGTGAAGTGCGGAGCTGGTTCTGA
- a CDS encoding bifunctional riboflavin kinase/FAD synthetase: MSRLFRSVEGGELFPSGSVVCIGAFDGLHLGHRALVRHAVARARALGVAAVAVAFEPLPREFFAQGTPPPRLTLARSKVEILRELGVDAIGLLRFDAAMAAMPAESFVHQLLAHRLGAREVWIGPEFCFGNRRRGDLALLQKMGAELGFTAGEIEAVDLHGERISSTRIRQLLQDGDFARANDLLGRPYAISGRVVRGRQLGRTLGFPTANLRFPKTPALSGIYATWVHGVFDQPWPSVSSFGTRPTVEGVEPLLEAHLFDFQGDLYGRHIDVEFVAKLRDEEKFNDLAALTDQMHRDAEQARALLSEHRLRATA; the protein is encoded by the coding sequence ATGAGCAGGCTGTTCAGAAGCGTCGAGGGCGGGGAGCTGTTCCCCAGCGGAAGCGTGGTCTGTATCGGTGCATTCGACGGCCTCCACCTGGGGCATCGTGCGCTGGTCCGCCACGCGGTCGCCCGCGCGCGCGCCTTGGGCGTGGCCGCGGTGGCCGTGGCGTTCGAGCCGCTGCCGCGTGAGTTCTTCGCCCAGGGCACACCACCGCCGCGGCTGACCCTGGCGCGCAGCAAGGTCGAGATCCTGCGCGAGCTCGGCGTCGATGCGATCGGCCTGCTGCGCTTCGACGCGGCCATGGCAGCGATGCCGGCCGAGTCGTTCGTCCACCAGCTGCTGGCCCACCGCCTGGGCGCACGCGAAGTCTGGATCGGCCCGGAGTTCTGCTTCGGCAACCGCCGCCGTGGTGACCTGGCCCTGCTGCAGAAGATGGGCGCCGAATTGGGCTTCACTGCTGGCGAGATCGAAGCGGTCGACCTGCATGGCGAGCGCATTTCCAGCACCCGCATCCGCCAGCTGCTGCAGGACGGCGACTTCGCCCGTGCCAACGACCTGCTCGGCCGTCCGTATGCGATCAGCGGCCGGGTGGTGCGCGGGCGCCAGCTCGGCCGCACGCTGGGCTTCCCCACCGCCAACCTGCGTTTCCCGAAGACCCCGGCGTTGTCGGGCATCTACGCAACCTGGGTGCACGGTGTGTTCGACCAGCCGTGGCCGTCGGTCTCCAGCTTCGGCACGCGGCCGACGGTGGAGGGCGTGGAGCCGCTGCTGGAAGCCCACCTGTTCGATTTCCAGGGCGACCTGTACGGGCGCCACATCGACGTGGAGTTCGTCGCCAAGCTGCGCGACGAAGAGAAATTCAATGATCTGGCGGCGCTGACCGACCAGATGCACCGCGACGCCGAACAGGCGCGCGCCCTCCTTTCCGAACATAGATTGCGAGCCACTGCGTGA